The following coding sequences are from one Verrucomicrobiia bacterium window:
- a CDS encoding serine/threonine-protein kinase, whose protein sequence is MNIVPYPTLAFAIGVIEIIVILVVLGVMTAIVIVIIAAVVASNRKKSLDVTPIPPRPPAVPLSVTVQLCPKCGRTLETNAPQGLCPSCLMKGAFTTAPGTDSGFADKNPPLPEDLATHFPQLEILELLGQGGMGMVYKARQTQLDRFVALKLLPVRASGDPAFAERFAREARALAKLNHPNIVGVHDFGQTTNYCWFIMEFVDGVNLRQMEQTQRFTPEQAINIIPKICDALQYAHDEGVVHRDIKPGNILIDKKGRVKIADFGLAKLLGKKEGEAHLTQSNIVMGTPHYMAPEQMNNPLTVDHRADIYSLGVVFYEMLTGELPIGRFSPPSQKVQVDVRLDEVVLRTLESEPARRYQQVSDVRSDVESISGLVEKLPPSMRYAMGGEYRSEMTIGDLPLVHIAWGTDAATGKKRIARGIIAIGDIAKGIFAFGGVATGVFAFGGVALGLLAVGGVGIGLISFAGIALGLLFAYGGAAIGGIAMGGMAAGYYAGGGVAFGAHAMGGNESDAAAVNLFRRLSSPWMHWITMALMIPSIILPVFANSFARLNIARKLEGKRKPEEEQALAKLKGPSMALLVSVVLQWVLLVFGGVAMLYFAMFRENQIGFRDPSPAEAFYHRFQFPLIMAASFAGLILMGASALITWGAIRMRYAKSYNFALATAILTILISPANVFGLFAGIWALAVLLQPDVKATFR, encoded by the coding sequence ATGAATATTGTTCCATATCCGACGTTGGCGTTCGCCATAGGGGTGATCGAGATCATCGTCATTCTGGTAGTTTTGGGGGTGATGACTGCTATCGTCATCGTGATCATTGCGGCGGTGGTCGCCAGTAATCGTAAGAAGTCGCTCGATGTAACGCCGATTCCACCCCGCCCGCCCGCCGTGCCGCTTTCCGTCACCGTCCAACTTTGCCCCAAATGCGGCCGGACGCTGGAGACCAACGCTCCGCAAGGGCTCTGCCCGAGCTGTCTGATGAAAGGTGCCTTCACCACCGCGCCCGGAACCGATTCCGGTTTCGCTGATAAGAACCCGCCTTTGCCTGAAGATCTCGCCACGCATTTTCCGCAACTGGAGATCCTCGAACTGCTCGGCCAAGGCGGCATGGGCATGGTTTACAAGGCGCGCCAGACGCAACTTGATCGCTTCGTCGCGCTGAAACTCCTTCCCGTTCGTGCTTCAGGTGATCCTGCGTTCGCGGAACGCTTCGCCCGTGAAGCCCGCGCTCTTGCCAAGCTGAATCATCCGAACATCGTGGGCGTACATGACTTCGGCCAGACCACGAACTACTGCTGGTTCATCATGGAGTTTGTGGATGGCGTGAATCTCCGCCAGATGGAGCAGACCCAACGCTTCACTCCTGAACAGGCCATCAACATCATCCCGAAAATCTGCGATGCCCTCCAGTACGCGCACGATGAAGGCGTGGTGCATCGGGATATCAAGCCCGGCAACATCCTCATCGATAAAAAAGGCCGCGTGAAGATCGCGGACTTCGGGCTCGCCAAGCTGCTGGGCAAGAAAGAGGGCGAGGCGCATCTCACACAATCGAACATCGTGATGGGGACGCCGCATTACATGGCTCCGGAGCAGATGAACAATCCGCTGACCGTCGATCACCGCGCGGACATCTATTCCCTCGGCGTAGTCTTCTACGAGATGCTCACCGGTGAATTGCCCATCGGCCGCTTCTCACCTCCTTCACAGAAAGTGCAGGTAGATGTTCGCTTGGATGAAGTGGTGTTGCGCACTTTGGAAAGCGAGCCTGCCCGCCGTTATCAACAGGTGAGCGACGTGCGCAGTGATGTGGAATCCATCTCCGGCCTGGTGGAAAAACTGCCACCCTCCATGCGCTACGCCATGGGCGGTGAATACCGCTCCGAGATGACGATCGGCGATCTGCCCTTGGTTCACATCGCGTGGGGAACAGATGCGGCCACCGGGAAAAAGCGCATCGCGCGCGGCATTATCGCCATTGGAGATATCGCCAAAGGTATATTCGCTTTCGGTGGTGTGGCGACAGGTGTGTTCGCCTTTGGCGGCGTGGCCTTGGGGCTGCTGGCCGTTGGCGGTGTGGGCATCGGACTCATATCCTTCGCTGGCATCGCCCTCGGTTTGCTCTTCGCATACGGCGGCGCTGCGATCGGTGGTATCGCCATGGGCGGCATGGCGGCCGGATACTATGCAGGCGGTGGCGTGGCCTTTGGTGCTCATGCCATGGGCGGCAATGAATCCGATGCTGCTGCCGTCAACTTGTTCCGCCGCCTGAGCAGTCCCTGGATGCACTGGATCACCATGGCCCTGATGATTCCTTCCATCATTCTGCCAGTTTTCGCGAACAGTTTCGCCCGTCTCAATATCGCCCGGAAACTGGAAGGCAAACGCAAGCCAGAGGAAGAACAGGCCTTGGCGAAGCTAAAAGGTCCATCGATGGCCCTGCTGGTCTCCGTGGTCCTGCAATGGGTGCTGCTCGTCTTCGGCGGAGTGGCCATGCTATACTTCGCCATGTTCCGCGAAAATCAAATCGGCTTCCGCGACCCTTCGCCAGCGGAAGCGTTTTATCACCGATTCCAATTTCCCCTGATCATGGCGGCTTCCTTCGCGGGTTTAATACTGATGGGTGCGTCAGCGCTCATCACTTGGGGAGCCATCCGGATGCGCTACGCCAAGTCCTATAACTTCGCCCTCGCCACCGCCATCCTCACCATCCTGATATCACCCGCCAACGTGTTCGGCCTGTTCGCTGGCATCTGGGCCTTGGCGGTTTTGTTACAACCCGACGTGAAGGCCACCTTCCGCTAA
- a CDS encoding DUF4375 domain-containing protein, whose amino-acid sequence MANANVGYGTIFILVSPGIQPNFTRYRRFLGIRLQRKISHAKNLSESYFEIESPRNHCQFLSHRIQQPATDSMYQPYPLEKFQKLPPDWLFQELAAHIAPQAESQPYVTDLTRVVRIPVEVATIYFLWNFYCEAGGGGIEVFLLNSRGNQTPSVHKALQEIGADEVIERLEAGIPHALETGCAEFSAGPEVNWFEQFPKNPRYPTLQSVDVDIYEMVNDGIMHKCNAYIRKHQGIFVA is encoded by the coding sequence ATGGCGAACGCCAACGTCGGATATGGAACAATATTCATATTAGTGTCGCCGGGCATACAACCCAACTTCACCCGTTACAGAAGATTTCTAGGAATAAGGTTACAGAGAAAAATTTCACATGCAAAGAACCTGTCGGAATCATACTTCGAGATTGAATCCCCCAGGAATCATTGCCAGTTTTTAAGCCATAGGATACAACAACCCGCCACTGATTCCATGTACCAACCCTATCCGCTGGAAAAGTTCCAGAAGTTGCCGCCGGACTGGCTGTTTCAAGAGCTGGCGGCACACATAGCGCCACAAGCGGAATCTCAGCCCTATGTCACGGACTTGACGCGCGTAGTCCGGATTCCCGTTGAAGTCGCCACGATTTATTTCCTATGGAATTTCTACTGTGAAGCCGGTGGTGGTGGAATCGAAGTGTTTTTGCTCAACAGCAGGGGCAACCAGACACCCTCTGTTCATAAAGCACTCCAAGAGATCGGCGCTGACGAGGTGATTGAACGGCTTGAAGCCGGAATACCTCATGCCTTGGAAACTGGGTGTGCGGAGTTTAGTGCCGGACCGGAAGTGAACTGGTTCGAGCAATTCCCTAAAAACCCCCGCTATCCGACGTTGCAATCAGTCGATGTAGATATCTACGAGATGGTGAATGATGGCATCATGCATAAATGCAATGCTTACATCAGAAAACACCAAGGCATTTTCGTAGCTTAA
- a CDS encoding prolyl oligopeptidase family serine peptidase, with translation MKNLLLPFSFSFCLAALLTAQADGPADNIETNVRRVPPIGIQVPDKDRQEIQQGLDTLAKEIDGTKQALAKKPELLALLPDVQIYHKAVRYALTYQEVHKTNEIALAKQLLQQGTNRAKQLREGKPTWTNATGLVVRSFESRIDGSVQPYGLVVPEAAKTGLPLRLDIWFHGRGEVLNEMNFINDRQRNAGQFTPPNTIVLHVYNRYCNPARFAGETDVFEALAHVKKFYAIDENRILVRGFSMGGASCWNFAVHHPDLWAGAQPGAGFSEAAEFLRFFQSETLKPYPWESKLWRWHDATEHAINLFNVPTVAYSGEKDKQKQAADLMEQFAAKEGIRLTHIIGPNTEHKFEPNAKLEVEKRMDAIAARGRNPVPRQVKYATFTLRYNKAFWITIDGLEQHWERGFVDAEFETGESWIKVDTKNLTALTVSFDAGEYPLNITRPARVILDGQTIETPKAFSDRSFSASFRKDGKRWKLITEAASGLVKKHGLQGPIDDAFMDSFMFVQPSGTAMNAKVDQWVKSELDHAVTHWRQQFRGDARLKKDTEITDADIAQHNLVLWGDPQSNALLAKIADKLPIKWTKQGLWAGALNHSAETHVPVLIYPNPLNPKKYVVINSSFTYREYDYLNNARQTPKLPDWAVVDISKPATSRWPGGIVEAGFFGERWELPPRK, from the coding sequence ATGAAAAACTTGCTGTTGCCGTTCTCTTTTTCTTTCTGTTTGGCCGCTCTGCTGACAGCTCAGGCAGATGGTCCGGCGGATAATATCGAGACAAATGTCCGCCGCGTACCGCCCATCGGCATTCAAGTCCCGGATAAGGACAGGCAGGAAATCCAGCAAGGCCTCGATACCCTCGCCAAGGAGATTGATGGCACCAAGCAGGCGTTGGCGAAGAAGCCCGAACTTCTCGCCTTGCTGCCGGATGTGCAAATCTACCACAAAGCCGTCCGTTACGCCCTCACCTATCAAGAGGTCCACAAGACGAACGAGATCGCCCTCGCCAAACAACTCCTCCAGCAAGGCACCAATCGCGCCAAGCAATTGCGCGAAGGTAAGCCGACATGGACGAATGCCACGGGATTGGTGGTACGCTCGTTTGAATCCCGCATCGATGGTTCCGTACAACCATACGGTCTCGTTGTCCCCGAAGCGGCCAAGACCGGTCTGCCTCTGCGTCTCGACATCTGGTTCCATGGACGCGGTGAAGTCCTCAACGAGATGAATTTCATCAATGACCGCCAGCGCAATGCCGGCCAGTTCACCCCCCCGAACACCATCGTGCTGCACGTTTACAACCGCTACTGCAATCCCGCCCGTTTCGCCGGTGAGACAGATGTCTTTGAAGCACTTGCACATGTTAAGAAGTTTTACGCAATCGACGAGAACCGCATCCTCGTGCGCGGCTTCTCCATGGGTGGCGCTTCGTGCTGGAATTTCGCCGTGCATCATCCTGATCTCTGGGCAGGTGCACAACCGGGCGCTGGCTTTTCCGAAGCTGCTGAGTTCCTGCGCTTCTTCCAAAGTGAAACGCTGAAACCCTATCCTTGGGAAAGCAAACTCTGGCGCTGGCACGATGCTACGGAACACGCCATCAATCTCTTCAACGTTCCTACCGTCGCCTACAGCGGGGAAAAGGATAAGCAGAAGCAGGCAGCGGATCTCATGGAGCAATTCGCCGCGAAAGAAGGCATCCGCCTCACGCACATCATCGGGCCGAACACAGAGCACAAGTTCGAGCCCAACGCGAAACTCGAAGTCGAGAAACGCATGGACGCCATCGCCGCGCGCGGTCGCAATCCAGTGCCACGTCAGGTGAAGTATGCGACGTTCACTTTGCGCTACAACAAAGCCTTCTGGATCACCATCGATGGCTTGGAACAGCATTGGGAGCGAGGCTTCGTAGATGCAGAATTCGAAACCGGCGAAAGCTGGATCAAGGTGGATACCAAAAATCTGACCGCACTGACCGTCTCTTTCGATGCTGGCGAATATCCGCTGAACATCACGCGCCCCGCGAGAGTGATATTGGACGGCCAGACGATCGAAACGCCAAAAGCATTCTCCGATCGCAGCTTCTCCGCCAGCTTCCGCAAGGATGGCAAACGCTGGAAACTCATCACAGAAGCTGCCAGTGGCCTAGTGAAGAAACATGGGCTGCAAGGCCCCATCGATGACGCCTTCATGGATTCCTTCATGTTCGTGCAGCCAAGCGGAACGGCGATGAATGCGAAAGTAGATCAGTGGGTGAAGAGTGAACTCGATCACGCCGTGACGCACTGGCGTCAACAGTTCCGCGGCGATGCGCGTCTGAAGAAAGACACGGAGATCACGGATGCCGACATCGCCCAGCACAATCTCGTCCTCTGGGGCGATCCGCAAAGCAACGCCCTCCTCGCCAAGATCGCCGACAAACTCCCCATCAAATGGACGAAGCAAGGCTTGTGGGCAGGTGCGCTCAATCATTCAGCGGAGACACACGTGCCCGTGCTGATTTATCCGAATCCCTTAAATCCCAAAAAGTATGTGGTCATCAATAGCAGCTTCACCTATCGCGAATACGATTATCTGAATAACGCGCGCCAGACACCCAAGCTGCCAGACTGGGCCGTGGTGGATATCAGCAAGCCTGCCACATCACGGTGGCCCGGTGGTATCGTGGAAGCAGGCTTCTTCGGCGAGCGCTGGGAGTTGCCGCCGAGGAAGTAA
- a CDS encoding DUF6600 domain-containing protein → MKQSLLQFTRTGVLGLALAGFAAIPGAADSVRVVNAAEDETAEQKAKLKAVENAPAAPTAPEAPAMDGAPGEVKQQLPATIPELSPGLAEIVRLAQAKVGEDVLLAYVERSTHAYNPSTEEIIYLHDLGVSDKVIAELVKRSPNPEKMAEAKAAVTKEPLNIPEVKAPTAPALTPLVSTNPAPATEVVVQQQPVVVQQPVIVQQPVVIQQAPADVQYFYSSLSPYGSWVDVDGYGWCWQPTVAVTYVGWRPYQHGGRWLYTDSGWYWQSDYSWGWAPFHYGRWFNHPRRGWCWTPDRVWGPAWVSWRNSSSYCGWAPLPPAARYHSGIGFTYRNSHVGVSFEFGLGASDYVFVGHNHFYSHNPYRHCVPATQVTRVYNQTVVNNVIVQGNNNNVVINQGGAPVTQISKATRTEIQKVSVRETPAAQRASVQPDRVVRDGGSLAVYRPSGPSEAPRTRTEVSKSDASGISGRPSGSRVPVNQAPANLQPQLGTVSSGNSRATAPNTALQRYEAPKPTALPKLTRPQTQTVGTQGTEPSRSLGTPTHPAGTGIDRAPSPQRPVEPARPTATRGMGYTSPGFRTVEPSRPISTPEPVRGPTVTPSAPQPVNGPAVTLSQPKPVSGSPAIPSAGRPVTPATPEQVRTTPQTPVSSYQAPPTAAQRFEPTRPSTSVIQKPGGYTQRPSVQPTYGNNNNNSSVSTLPRTETPRNRELPRTELPRSYSPPSGSYAAPSYSQPSTPGYTAPSTPSYTPPSQSQRPERNNTPSPGRSYEAPRPSYSAPAAPRPSYTPPAASPAPRQSAPQQVTLPRSSVPSSPAPSSGGGGSRPSPGRDNNNGRPGR, encoded by the coding sequence ATGAAACAGAGTCTTTTACAGTTTACCCGGACAGGGGTGTTAGGTCTTGCCTTGGCAGGATTTGCCGCCATCCCGGGGGCGGCTGATTCGGTGAGAGTGGTGAACGCCGCTGAAGATGAGACGGCTGAGCAAAAGGCCAAGCTGAAAGCGGTGGAGAATGCTCCTGCTGCTCCGACCGCGCCTGAGGCACCCGCCATGGATGGCGCGCCGGGTGAAGTGAAGCAGCAATTACCGGCCACCATCCCAGAACTTTCCCCGGGTTTGGCCGAAATCGTCCGGCTGGCGCAAGCCAAAGTAGGCGAGGATGTTTTGCTCGCTTACGTGGAGCGTTCCACGCACGCGTATAATCCTTCCACCGAAGAAATCATCTATCTCCATGACTTGGGTGTGTCGGACAAGGTGATCGCCGAGTTGGTGAAGCGGTCGCCGAACCCGGAGAAGATGGCAGAAGCGAAAGCGGCCGTGACCAAAGAGCCGTTGAACATACCGGAAGTGAAAGCGCCGACGGCGCCAGCGCTTACGCCTTTGGTTTCAACCAATCCAGCTCCGGCAACTGAAGTGGTGGTGCAACAGCAGCCGGTGGTGGTCCAACAACCGGTGATCGTGCAGCAGCCCGTAGTGATCCAACAGGCTCCGGCGGATGTGCAGTATTTTTATTCTTCCCTTTCACCTTACGGTTCCTGGGTGGATGTGGATGGTTATGGCTGGTGCTGGCAACCGACTGTGGCGGTGACGTATGTGGGCTGGCGTCCTTATCAGCATGGTGGCCGTTGGCTCTACACGGATAGCGGGTGGTACTGGCAGTCCGATTATTCCTGGGGCTGGGCTCCGTTTCATTATGGCCGCTGGTTCAATCACCCGCGCCGTGGGTGGTGCTGGACGCCTGACCGCGTCTGGGGACCTGCGTGGGTGAGCTGGAGAAATTCATCGAGCTATTGCGGCTGGGCGCCGTTGCCTCCGGCAGCGCGTTATCACAGTGGCATCGGCTTCACTTACCGGAACAGTCATGTGGGTGTGAGCTTTGAATTCGGTTTGGGCGCGAGCGATTATGTGTTCGTGGGCCACAACCACTTCTATTCTCACAATCCGTATCGCCATTGTGTGCCGGCCACACAAGTGACGCGGGTTTACAATCAGACGGTGGTGAACAACGTGATCGTGCAAGGCAACAATAATAACGTGGTGATCAACCAGGGCGGTGCGCCGGTGACGCAGATCAGCAAGGCCACGCGCACGGAGATCCAAAAAGTCAGCGTGAGGGAAACGCCTGCGGCCCAACGCGCGAGTGTGCAACCGGATCGTGTAGTGCGTGATGGCGGCAGCCTCGCGGTGTATCGCCCGAGCGGCCCTTCGGAAGCTCCGCGCACGCGGACTGAGGTGAGCAAATCGGATGCGAGCGGAATTTCCGGACGTCCGAGCGGCAGCCGCGTGCCAGTAAATCAGGCTCCGGCGAATCTGCAGCCGCAGTTGGGCACGGTATCTTCCGGTAACAGCCGGGCGACAGCGCCGAACACGGCTTTGCAACGGTATGAAGCGCCCAAGCCTACAGCGTTGCCGAAGCTGACCCGCCCGCAAACGCAAACGGTGGGCACGCAAGGCACCGAGCCTTCACGCAGTCTGGGCACGCCGACACATCCGGCGGGCACGGGCATTGATCGTGCGCCTTCACCGCAACGTCCGGTGGAACCGGCACGGCCTACGGCGACACGCGGCATGGGGTATACCTCCCCTGGCTTTCGCACGGTTGAGCCTTCGCGCCCGATCTCGACACCTGAGCCGGTGCGCGGGCCGACGGTCACGCCTTCCGCACCACAGCCGGTGAACGGCCCTGCTGTCACACTATCGCAGCCGAAACCAGTGTCAGGTTCGCCCGCGATTCCCTCGGCGGGGCGTCCGGTGACTCCGGCCACGCCTGAACAGGTGCGCACGACGCCACAAACGCCGGTGTCTTCTTACCAAGCACCGCCGACGGCCGCGCAACGGTTTGAGCCGACACGTCCGTCCACCTCCGTGATCCAAAAGCCAGGTGGGTACACGCAACGGCCTTCGGTGCAGCCGACGTACGGCAACAACAATAACAACAGTAGCGTCAGCACGCTGCCGCGCACGGAGACACCGAGAAATCGTGAGCTGCCGCGGACAGAGCTGCCGCGCAGTTACAGCCCGCCGTCAGGCAGCTATGCTGCGCCGAGTTACTCGCAGCCGAGCACTCCGGGCTATACGGCTCCCAGTACGCCGTCTTACACACCGCCGTCGCAATCGCAACGTCCGGAAAGAAACAACACGCCTTCGCCGGGCCGGAGCTATGAAGCGCCGCGCCCGAGCTATAGTGCGCCTGCTGCTCCGCGCCCGAGTTACACGCCGCCCGCCGCTTCGCCGGCACCGCGTCAATCAGCTCCGCAACAAGTGACGTTGCCGAGATCTTCGGTGCCTTCGAGTCCGGCGCCTTCGTCTGGTGGCGGCGGATCACGCCCTTCACCGGGCCGGGATAACAACAACGGCCGCCCGGGCCGTTAA
- a CDS encoding FxLYD domain-containing protein, whose amino-acid sequence MSVAQELKCACPHCNGRIAYPATAGGSTIQCPHCAKPVALPATVAPVAAAPVPVASQPNLKCACRHCNGRISFPANAAGSAIPCPHCGKETPLIAPGVSAAAAPIAATAAAPHAPAPAAPVAARPKVATPPVPTEEELAEAPAKKSGGGKKVMMIVGIVLAVAILAGGAMVVLKKKGSGGGGLSLLGAKEDLQVVNYELQKNQGTSLVYVTGKLKNNTEAQHTSVRVDFKLFDSAGKQIGIAGDYIMILEPKSEWEFKALVVEPEVTKVEVDKITSSK is encoded by the coding sequence ATGAGCGTCGCCCAGGAACTCAAGTGCGCGTGTCCGCACTGTAACGGTCGTATCGCCTATCCCGCCACGGCGGGTGGTTCCACGATTCAATGTCCGCATTGCGCCAAGCCGGTGGCCCTTCCTGCCACGGTGGCGCCAGTTGCTGCTGCGCCGGTTCCGGTCGCCAGCCAGCCGAATCTGAAATGTGCCTGTCGTCATTGCAATGGCCGCATCTCTTTCCCTGCCAATGCTGCGGGTTCAGCCATCCCCTGTCCGCATTGCGGCAAGGAAACGCCTTTGATCGCTCCCGGCGTCAGTGCAGCGGCAGCGCCCATCGCAGCCACGGCGGCGGCACCGCATGCGCCTGCCCCGGCTGCACCTGTTGCGGCACGGCCAAAAGTTGCCACACCGCCGGTGCCTACGGAGGAAGAGCTGGCCGAAGCGCCTGCAAAGAAGAGCGGCGGCGGCAAGAAGGTGATGATGATCGTGGGCATCGTGCTCGCGGTTGCCATACTGGCGGGCGGTGCCATGGTGGTTCTGAAAAAGAAAGGCAGTGGCGGCGGCGGTCTCAGCCTGTTGGGGGCCAAGGAAGACCTGCAGGTGGTGAACTACGAATTGCAGAAAAACCAGGGGACGAGCCTGGTGTATGTGACCGGCAAGCTCAAGAATAACACGGAGGCCCAGCACACTTCCGTGCGCGTGGATTTCAAGCTGTTCGATTCTGCCGGAAAACAAATCGGCATCGCCGGTGATTACATCATGATCCTGGAACCCAAGAGCGAATGGGAGTTCAAAGCGCTCGTCGTCGAGCCCGAGGTTACAAAAGTCGAAGTGGACAAGATCACATCCTCGAAATAA
- a CDS encoding ThuA domain-containing protein, translated as MLPLNRREMLKRSSLAALGLSFAGLNSWAEPTKGPKRKILFFTKSSGFEHSAIKRNNGKPSFAEQTLAEIGPKYNFEFTFSKDGSLFTPEYLAQFDAFFFYTTGDLTTEGTDKNPPMTKAGKQAFIDAVKNGKGFIGSHSGADTFHTLPDAQDKSDRYQTNGDKSDPYILMLGGEFIKHGRQQKAKMRVVENKFPGFEKAGSSFDMNEEWYSLKEFQPNLHVLLVQETEGMQDNEYKRSPYPATWARMYGKGRVFYTSMGHREDVWTNPLFQDILMGGVSWAVKNEDADVTPNLTEVTPKHADIPPKTPPPAPKSDKKAEKKEEKK; from the coding sequence ATGCTGCCATTGAACCGTCGTGAAATGCTCAAGCGTTCCAGCCTCGCCGCCTTGGGGCTGTCGTTCGCTGGATTAAACTCCTGGGCCGAGCCTACCAAAGGACCGAAGCGCAAGATCCTGTTCTTCACCAAGTCCTCCGGCTTCGAGCACTCCGCCATCAAGCGCAATAACGGCAAGCCCAGCTTTGCCGAGCAAACGCTCGCGGAGATCGGGCCGAAGTATAATTTCGAGTTCACCTTCAGCAAGGACGGCAGCCTGTTCACGCCGGAGTATCTGGCGCAGTTCGACGCCTTTTTCTTCTACACCACGGGCGACCTGACCACTGAGGGCACGGACAAGAATCCGCCGATGACGAAAGCGGGCAAGCAGGCGTTCATTGATGCGGTGAAGAACGGCAAGGGTTTCATCGGTTCGCACAGCGGTGCGGATACGTTCCATACGTTGCCGGATGCCCAGGACAAATCGGATCGTTATCAGACGAATGGCGATAAATCCGATCCATACATCCTCATGCTCGGTGGCGAGTTCATCAAGCATGGCCGCCAGCAGAAGGCGAAGATGCGCGTGGTGGAGAACAAGTTTCCGGGCTTCGAAAAAGCGGGCAGCTCGTTCGATATGAACGAGGAATGGTACTCGCTGAAAGAGTTTCAGCCGAATCTTCACGTCTTGCTCGTGCAAGAAACCGAAGGCATGCAGGACAACGAATACAAGCGCTCTCCCTATCCAGCCACATGGGCGCGCATGTATGGCAAGGGCCGCGTGTTCTACACGAGCATGGGCCATCGCGAGGACGTTTGGACGAATCCGCTCTTCCAAGACATTTTGATGGGTGGCGTTTCCTGGGCGGTAAAGAATGAGGATGCGGACGTCACGCCGAACCTGACAGAAGTGACGCCGAAACACGCGGACATCCCGCCGAAGACTCCGCCACCGGCTCCGAAGAGCGATAAGAAAGCGGAGAAGAAGGAAGAGAAGAAATAG
- a CDS encoding sialidase family protein translates to MKRNLLLFCCLLGLTFSLSSATIGETVLNIEPTKENPRSSEGAFVTLSSGRIVFYYTQFYGGAADNSPAHIVSIHSDDEGKTWSKQPEVIVKNIGGENVMSVSLLRLKSGRIALFYLLKNHWLDCRPYVRFSDDETKTWSEPILMLAAPGYFVMNNDRVIQLTTGRLVAPLAFHRAKANDPKTSKSFDGRAITMWILSDDEGKTWREADSWWAMPQNTRSGLQEPGVVELTDGSLLSWSRTDGGSQFIFRSLDQGKTWTPPAPSELASPVSPASIKRLPNSDKLLAIYNDHSGKFPFTKGKRTPLTSALSSDGGKTWVNHQALEEDPDGWYCYTAMHYTKDAVLLAYCAGDPKVGGLNRLRIKRVLLKDL, encoded by the coding sequence ATGAAACGAAACCTGCTGTTGTTCTGCTGCTTACTGGGCCTGACGTTCTCCCTTTCATCCGCCACCATCGGCGAAACCGTGTTGAACATCGAACCCACCAAAGAAAACCCGCGCAGTTCGGAAGGCGCCTTTGTCACCCTCTCCTCAGGTCGCATCGTATTCTACTACACGCAGTTCTACGGCGGTGCCGCCGATAACAGCCCGGCCCACATCGTTTCCATCCACTCCGATGACGAAGGCAAAACGTGGTCCAAACAGCCGGAAGTCATCGTGAAGAACATCGGCGGTGAGAACGTGATGAGCGTTTCGCTCCTGCGATTGAAGAGCGGTCGCATCGCCTTGTTCTATCTGTTGAAGAATCACTGGCTCGATTGCCGCCCCTACGTGCGTTTCTCCGATGACGAAACGAAGACATGGTCCGAACCCATCCTGATGCTGGCCGCCCCGGGTTACTTCGTGATGAACAACGACCGCGTCATTCAGCTAACCACTGGTCGCCTCGTCGCACCGCTAGCTTTTCACCGCGCGAAAGCCAACGATCCCAAGACGAGCAAGTCCTTCGATGGCCGCGCCATCACGATGTGGATCCTCTCCGATGACGAAGGCAAAACTTGGCGTGAAGCCGATTCTTGGTGGGCCATGCCACAGAACACGCGCAGCGGCTTGCAAGAGCCCGGCGTGGTCGAATTAACCGATGGCTCGCTGCTGAGCTGGTCACGCACTGACGGCGGCAGCCAATTCATCTTCCGCTCGCTAGATCAGGGCAAAACATGGACGCCACCTGCTCCTAGCGAACTAGCGTCACCTGTCTCTCCCGCGAGCATCAAACGCTTACCCAATTCAGATAAACTGCTAGCCATCTACAACGATCACTCCGGTAAATTCCCCTTCACCAAAGGCAAACGCACCCCGCTAACCTCCGCTCTCTCATCCGATGGCGGCAAGACTTGGGTAAATCACCAAGCCTTGGAAGAAGACCCAGACGGCTGGTATTGCTACACCGCCATGCACTACACAAAGGATGCTGTGCTGTTGGCGTATTGCGCGGGTGATCCAAAAGTGGGCGGCTTGAACCGGCTGCGGATCAAGCGTGTGCTGTTGAAAGATTTGTAG
- a CDS encoding bifunctional nuclease domain-containing protein yields MKKDVVPVSIRGILPTNTGCAIFLGNDDKVFVIQVDNSMAEVIMKFVQNAPKERPLTHDLMLNVFKGFNLTVERIIITEIKNSTYFARLTLLQENELGKKIVEIDARPSDCLALAAALKKEIYVSAPLFAQVEDMTEHLQRIQSEGEGEEEPGT; encoded by the coding sequence ATGAAGAAAGACGTGGTGCCCGTGTCCATCCGTGGGATTTTGCCCACCAACACCGGGTGCGCCATCTTCCTGGGGAACGATGACAAGGTCTTCGTGATCCAGGTGGATAACAGCATGGCCGAAGTGATCATGAAGTTCGTGCAGAACGCGCCGAAGGAACGGCCGTTGACGCATGATCTCATGCTGAACGTCTTCAAGGGTTTCAACCTCACGGTGGAGCGCATCATCATCACGGAGATCAAGAACTCCACCTATTTCGCGCGGCTCACGCTCTTGCAGGAAAATGAGCTAGGTAAAAAGATCGTGGAGATTGATGCCCGCCCCAGCGATTGTCTGGCACTGGCAGCGGCGTTGAAGAAAGAGATTTACGTTTCCGCCCCGCTCTTCGCGCAAGTCGAAGACATGACGGAGCACTTGCAGCGCATCCAGAGCGAAGGTGAAGGCGAAGAGGAACCGGGAACCTGA